A window of Myxococcota bacterium contains these coding sequences:
- a CDS encoding AI-2E family transporter — MVEERRPGLIVARVLVGLGLLAATFWILSPFLVPGVWAAIAAYMTWPIYARARAWTGRPGATAAAVTLIFATAVALPVGWLLLAFASQASVVAERVQEWVNAGAQPPQWVSDTPWLAKRVEEMRESPLFGPAAAGEWIARYGQVGSQWAVALGSGIARNLLEFVITLVVLFALYLDGERIAGHARRLAVLLLPSDDPRLVDKVGAIVSAVVFGLLGTALAQGVLAGIGFAIFGVPSPVFFGFATALASLIPAGPALIWIGACIWLWTQGSVWAAVGLALWGALLVSSIDNVLRPLLISGPTRIPFMLVFFGVVGGLASLGLLGMFVGPVLLAVGFGLLAEFPARYRSAGSD, encoded by the coding sequence ATGGTGGAGGAGCGGCGTCCGGGGCTGATCGTCGCGCGGGTGCTCGTGGGACTGGGGCTTCTCGCCGCGACCTTCTGGATCTTGAGTCCCTTCCTGGTTCCGGGGGTTTGGGCGGCAATTGCGGCCTACATGACCTGGCCGATCTACGCGCGCGCCCGGGCCTGGACGGGGCGTCCGGGAGCCACCGCGGCGGCCGTCACCTTGATCTTCGCCACGGCCGTCGCGCTGCCCGTGGGCTGGCTGTTGCTGGCCTTCGCCTCCCAGGCGAGCGTCGTGGCGGAGCGCGTGCAGGAGTGGGTGAATGCGGGTGCGCAGCCGCCTCAGTGGGTGAGCGATACCCCGTGGCTCGCAAAGCGGGTGGAGGAGATGCGCGAGAGCCCGCTGTTCGGCCCGGCCGCCGCCGGCGAGTGGATCGCGCGCTACGGACAGGTCGGCTCGCAGTGGGCGGTGGCGCTGGGCAGCGGCATCGCGCGCAATCTGCTCGAGTTCGTGATCACGCTCGTGGTGCTGTTCGCGTTGTATCTCGACGGCGAGCGCATCGCGGGTCACGCGCGGCGCCTCGCGGTGCTGCTCTTGCCCAGCGACGACCCGCGCCTGGTCGACAAAGTGGGCGCGATCGTGAGTGCGGTGGTGTTCGGGCTGCTGGGCACGGCGCTGGCGCAGGGCGTGCTCGCGGGCATCGGCTTCGCGATCTTCGGCGTGCCGTCGCCCGTGTTCTTCGGCTTCGCGACGGCGCTGGCGTCACTCATTCCCGCCGGGCCGGCGCTGATCTGGATCGGCGCGTGTATCTGGCTGTGGACGCAGGGCTCGGTGTGGGCCGCGGTGGGGCTCGCGCTGTGGGGGGCGCTGCTGGTGAGCTCGATCGACAACGTGCTGCGGCCGCTCCTGATCAGCGGGCCCACGCGGATTCCGTTCATGCTGGTGTTCTTCGGCGTCGTGGGGGGGCTGGCGAGCCTGGGGCTGCTCGGCATGTTCGTCGGGCCGGTGCTGCTCGCGGTGGGCTTCGGGCTCCTGGCCGAGTTCCCGGCGCGCTACCGCAGCGCCGGCAGTGACTGA